The proteins below come from a single Mesorhizobium loti genomic window:
- the nifH gene encoding nitrogenase iron protein, whose amino-acid sequence MSGLRQIAFYGKGGIGKSTTSQNTLAALVDLGQKILIVGCDPKADSTRLILNSKAQDTVLHLAAEEGSVEDLELQDVLKVGYKGIKCVESGGPEPGVGCAGRGVITSINFLEENGAYDDVDYVSYDVLGDVVCGGFAMPIREGKAQEIYIVMSGEMMALYAANNIAKGILKYAHSGGVRLGGLICNERQTDRELDLAEALASRLNSKLIHFVPRDNIVQHAELRKMSVIQYAPDSKQAGEYRALAEKIHGNSGQGTVPTPITMEELEDMLLDFGIMKTDEQMLAELQAKEATKAAAQ is encoded by the coding sequence ATGTCAGGTCTGCGTCAGATCGCATTCTACGGCAAGGGGGGCATAGGCAAGTCCACCACCTCCCAAAATACGCTCGCCGCACTTGTCGACCTTGGGCAGAAGATCCTCATCGTCGGCTGCGACCCCAAAGCCGACTCCACCCGCCTGATCCTGAACTCGAAGGCGCAGGATACGGTCCTGCACCTCGCGGCAGAGGAAGGTTCGGTCGAAGACCTCGAGCTCCAGGACGTGCTCAAGGTCGGCTATAAAGGCATCAAGTGCGTGGAATCCGGCGGTCCCGAGCCGGGTGTCGGCTGCGCCGGGCGCGGCGTCATCACCTCGATCAACTTCCTCGAGGAGAACGGAGCCTATGACGATGTCGACTATGTCTCCTACGACGTGCTCGGGGACGTGGTGTGCGGCGGCTTCGCGATGCCGATCCGCGAGGGCAAGGCCCAGGAAATCTACATTGTCATGTCCGGCGAGATGATGGCGCTCTATGCCGCCAACAACATCGCCAAGGGCATTCTGAAATATGCCCATTCGGGCGGCGTGCGGCTCGGCGGCCTGATTTGCAACGAGCGTCAAACCGACCGCGAGCTCGACCTCGCCGAAGCACTGGCTTCCAGGCTCAATTCCAAGCTCATCCATTTCGTGCCGCGCGACAACATCGTCCAGCACGCCGAGCTCAGGAAGATGTCGGTTATCCAGTATGCCCCGGACTCCAAGCAGGCGGGGGAATACCGCGCGCTGGCCGAGAAGATCCATGGCAATTCGGGGCAGGGCACCGTGCCGACTCCGATCACCATGGAGGAGCTCGAGGACATGCTGCTCGACTTCGGCATCATGAAGACCGACGAGCAGATGCTTG